The Hippocampus zosterae strain Florida chromosome 2, ASM2543408v3, whole genome shotgun sequence genome contains the following window.
GCCATGTAACGATGCTGCTCTATCATAATATCATGAAATAATAAACGACAGCGTCCACGTTTAAAAATACAGGACGTAGCCCTCAGTGGCCTGGCAAAACGTCCATTTTTTGTCGTGAATTtgcctcactttttttcttgccgTACCTTTTCAGTTGGTGTCTTGGATTtccgcaatgttttttttgcatttgttttgtgatttgtaataagatatcttttatttgtcccacactggggaaatttacagcctacagcagcaagaatgtaggcagaaagaagaaaaaacaaacaccgttcaattaagtgcaatataaatacaaaatggataaatcgcagtgctatttacagttTGTTTTCACATCAATTAATTATTAATGTTTGCTTCCACTTTGTTGCTGTGATATCTGCAGTTCTTTCTtgccttttacttttttttctgtatttaagTGTTTGCATCATTCGTGTATTTGCAGCATGTTTTTCTTCACCTTTGTTGGATTACATCATTAGGTCGAGGAGACGGACGAAGTGGAGCTGGACGAAGTGGCTCGGCTGGAGAAAGGGAAGTCTGGACTACTAAAGGGAAGTCTGGACTTCCCTACTAAAGCTGCTGACCCGAAATGACCCAGaataagcgggggggggggggggggggggatggaagGACGGACAAAGCCAGAATTTATTAATCTTTACATCATAGAATGGTGATTATTTTTGGCATTTCGCAAAAACAGTTTCAGATGAATCTGCTTgacaaaaattcaaaatatgcAAATTACGGCAAACTGGTCCGGAATTAAAACTTTCTCTCGGTTGTCATCTCTGGCATGATAAAAGCAGCTATTATTTTCGCACTCACATTTCATACTGCAGtatctaaaacaggggtgcccacaacctttttttgaccgaagatctacttttcgatcaaccaacctcacgCGATTGACCCGTTACAGCGCATgcgcgcatacacacgcacgccatgatgagcaatagcctgacCCTGAGGCATGCGAAACGCATTTAAGCATTTAAGCAGCCTGTTAGTAGCTAAACAAGTAGCTCACGCATACTTGTTTTAATGGCTAAAGCGTTAGCCACCGCGCGTAGCCTCTACAACGCGATTGAAAGAGCACCGGCGGCAACTATCCACCCTCCCTCTATCCTAACCACCTCTTGTGGTTTGCAATTCATTCCAACTTGCAATAGGAAGAGTTATTTAGTAGTCAAGTCTCTTAAACCGGTTCTACTTTGCGGTGGCACGTTGCACTTTAGCTCTATGAAGCGTGAGACGACCCCAAATTTAGGAAGTTCTCCGTCGTTTTACTCTTGGCCTCCTGGCTAAGAGTAAAACGAGTAAAAGCTAAGTAAAAgctaagctaaaaaaaaaaaaagtaaaagctaAGTGCTACGCTAGcacacggtgtgtgtgtgtgtgtgttggtgtaggGGAGGGGCAACACAAAATCCTGCAATATACCGTAGCCAATAAATTATTTTAagttgcaataaataaataataagaatCTGAAATGGACTTCATCTGCCAAAAGGGAACCGCAATACAGCTATGTGTTGTTTCCTGTGAATTTTTTTGAGGAAATTATGAAGGGCAGGGGCGATTCTAGGGTCACCAGTTTAGTTTCGATTGGGGACAAACCCGTATTACACACTCGGCACAGCAAATCGCAATAAAGCTACAAGGCACTTGAAAATGGGCAGGTCAGGGAGCGATTCCAAACACCCGCATCCGTCATCGTGCAGCTTTTCAAGAATTAGCAGCTCATTCTGTCTGAAACAATTTTCCTCTTTTTattccaagaaagaaaaaaaaatcggatttttttttgtcatcccaagagataaaataaaagcaaacttatattattaataataacaataatcaaaCATAAAGAGGATAAATGTGACAATTCTGTTCTGGTCTCTCATTTGTCACTTTGTCTCCATGGCGATATTGGTCATGATGAAACATGCAGCTAAGGATGATGATGGTGGAGGTAAGAAGAGGAAgacagacatttttaaaaaatagatatcCAAGCTATCAATGGAACTCAAAACACGCCGGTCGCCAACAGGAAGTCCTATCAACTTGTACAAGTCGACTTCAGGCGTGAAGAGTGTAGCATGAGGCCTTGCTGTCTTTTATGTCCTATTAGCCTTGCTCACTTTGTTGTGCTACATGTTCAAGAACAATCTTTCTCTACAAACCAGAAGGGGAAAACTTATTCAATTTGCCGGTCAGCGGAtaacatgctaatgctaagtCGTCAAAAAGAAACCGCTACAACTAAGCGATGACATTTTTTAACGTGTCGCAGTTAGGCGAGTTACGCCAGCTCACCGAAGTACGTCGTCTTGAGCgttgaaaaacatttcaagccGCGATAAATTTTCCCTTTTGATATCAGCTCACGCGGCGCCAGGAAATCTCATTTTCACCAGCAAAAGACTAGCGAAGCAGGTAATTGGCAACGATCCTTTTTAAACGAGAAAGAACCTCCGTGAGCTTGCtcgcttttgtgttttttggctACTGCGGACGAAATAAACTGGTAGTTGGGCtgacagccaatcagaaagaGGCGATCGCCGTGAATCTATTTACACAACTCACAATAAAGTTTTGAGATATTGGGCTTTCAGCCAAAATTTAAGGATGAACCTCAAATACGCTTGAGCTTTTTCTTGGTgaactttgaccccccccccccccctacgctTTTTAAAACGACTCAATTCAACCGCTTAATGTTTCAGTACTTACGAACTTGCTGTTCTCAAACTAGAAACCGAAGGGCAACGTTCACGCGCGTTTTCTTAGTTTTAATTTCCAAGGACATCGActtctttgcctttttgtgaCGCTTCCAGTCTCTCCGCTGCAATAAAAAGAACCGTTTGAAGATCGATTCTAAGGAAACCGAAAGGTTCTGGATCTAAACCGCTGCCAAGGTTGCCCGTCGCACGAGGAAAAACTTGTGCAAACAGCACTGAAGTGGATTCCGAAGCTCAAAGAAGATCAAATGCAATTTGGAGTGGATCTCAGGTTCTTCCTGAAATTGTAGCCCCAAAAAGCCCATCACTCTGAAATTTTGTGAGTGGTGTCGTTTGTGCAAACcagaataaattaaaaacaaaatccaaaatcaAAGTGATGTCATGTGGCAACATTGTTTCTTGCGACAAGAGCTGGCTTGTGGTCGTAGCCGCTTagcggtcaaaaaaaaaaaaaaatggcggaacATGCGAGCAGAAGTGTTCGTGTTTTGATCCCGTGGATTAAATCGCTCTCTCTCCCGTGACTTGATGCGTGGTTAGCCCGTTTCTGACGGCCTTGTTAGAGACAGAATCCGCTCAAGTTCCCGCTCGGAGGAAAAGACAAAGAGTGAGGGAAGGATGGATTGGATTTTGaaaggggacaaaaaaaactgcatttcttTCTTCTGGCTTTGTCTTCAGTGGTTCacgggagggggtggggcgctgggggggggggttcatttgTGGCTTATGTGCGTCCATCAGCTGCTGTCTGGCGACGCCTCTCGCTCTCGATGCTGAACGGAACCGCTCTGATGTTTCATGCTGTCCAAATATTCCTGCTGGGACACAGCCAGGACTGATGCCAGGATCTCGTCATCCTCCCAGTCGCTCAGacctggcggggggggggggggggtcaacataCATTTACTATTTACATGACATATAAGCAGTCTATTTTATATATAGAGATAtattttatctgtgtgtgtgtgcgtgcgtgtgtgtgtgtgtctctctctctctccccccctacACCCCCCTCCCACTAAAACACAGGTAGGTTAGAGGCCGGTAATTTGATAGAGTCGCTCCCACGATGAGGACTGTCCGACCTTGGGTTAGCCATTGTGAGTTGGTCCCGgatgctagcatgctagcatgctagcatgctagcagCTGGTTGGTTCCTTTGTGCTGCCGAGCGTTCATGAAGAGCcgttagcctttttttttttttttttttttgccagaagCCATGAATGATGTCGGGCCCCCGGTGCTGTCCACCTCTTCATCTGCTAATGTTATATGATGATCGGTTCTTGTTCTGGGACATTGCTGCGCTCCGTTTGTAAAAGTGATATTTTTGCGACGGCGCTTCCCAGATACTTTTTTCAGTATTGCACGGTCTCATGTGGACTGACCAACAGTATCAATTTGTGAAAACGTACGAAAGTCAGAAAATTGTTACAGAACGGGTTCCGGCGTGcttggggggtaaaaaaaaaagaaaaggaaaaaaaatcagccctcCCCACATCATGGACACATTTGATCTTTCTCACCAAATGCTGTCGGTGACATCTCCTGCATAATGGCTCTGTACTCTAAATGATGACGACTCGGATTACTGGGACctgcaaacatacaaacaaattgTAGCAAACGTTAAAAACCAAAAAGGTGCGTCACCTGTATGGCTGCAAATTTTTCAAGTCGGAAACTTTTCATGGGATTGAGTGGAAACTGACGATGCGACATAAACATAAAGCGGGAAGTTCCCCAATTGAAAGTTGCCTCTTGAGCTATTCAACTGCACAGGGGGGGTCGTCATTAACAGTGGCCCGATGGCCCGTGGCCAGCACGTGTCTGAGGTGGGGGCCCACTGGAAGTTTACTAACAGTGGCCCAAATCGTCCAACAGTAAAATTTGATTATTTGGCCCATTCTACTTACCTTTATATACTCGAACCTTTTGCAGCAGCTGCAATCTTTGATTATTTGCCAAACTTGTTAACAAAAAGTCAAATACGGCTATGAGTACTAAtaatgatattcattcattcatcttccgagccgcttgatcctcacaagggtcgcggggggtgctggagcctatcccagctgtctccgggcagtaggcgggggacaccctgaatcggttgccagccaatcgcagggcacacagaaacgaacaaccattcgcactcacacctagggacaatttagagtgttcaatcagcctgccacgcatgtttttggaatgtgggaggaaaccggagcacccggagaaaacccacgcaggcccggggagaacatgccaactccacacagggaggccggagctggaatcgaacccggtacctctgcactgtgaagccgacgtgctaaccactggactaccgggccgccgtaataatgataacatgataacaacAGCTAACTTCCGCCGGACTGCTTCTTGACTTCAATGTCATAATTTTTTAattaccccaaaaaatgaacCCGTCattggacttgacttgaccaaaTTAATCAGAACTTTATTAGACATCACCTGGTGCACAAGGTGAGGGCGGTTTGTTGAGGATGAGTGCGGCACCGGCGGGGGAAGGCGGCTTGATGACGGTCGATGGGGCGCTGGTGAGGTCCGAGTGGGAGGGGTCAGCGTCTCGTTGCCGCGGCGACCGAGCGGCCCAGTCCTCCAGGCCACTGGAGGCCGCCGCTGTGGCTGAGCTGCAGGTGGCGCTGGCTTTCCTGGGCTGGAGAGACGAAGATTACAATAGGTAAGAATCTCGAACTCGAAAAAATCATATGTTGGGACACTCGTTGATCAAGCTTCCACGGTACTCgtcttttatttgacttttgatCTCATTCTGTATCGACgtaaagccaaaaaatgcactCACCTGTCGGGCCTGCTTCTCCTGGTCCCGGAGCCACTGCAGGTATGACTCCCTGGCCACCTGCTCCTCGATGGCCTCGCACGTCGCCTCCCAGTCGCTTGCTCGCTTcttgtcctccaacatctgCTGTTCGATCCACGATTCCTCGGATGTCTTAATGGCCGATTTCATCAGGGATTGGTCCGCGTACTAGGGATGTGATTTCAAGGCATCATAATATGGAAGGTGAGTTTTTAATGTGGTTTATCTTCGTAGTTGGGTGTCAAGAATGTTTGGCGGCTCAtttatgaaaattaaaaataaagatggattTAGTGTCGAGTCAAACAAGTCAATCTTTAGTTACCAGACTCTTTCCCCagatgtgtgttgttgtttttttttttaaattagccaaTTCTGAGTTGAGGTGAGTGAGTGAAATACTGCCAGTTCAGATAATGACGGTGGATAAAATGAATTACAAGAGTTAAATGCAGAttttaaaacttgttttttttaaattacattacctgttagttgttttttttggcaacaCTCCAAAAGGAAATTGTGATATGTTGAGTGTTTAACCATTAATTGTTATGAAATAATTGGATCAGTGAATTTCGGACAATACCATcaaccactgaaaaaaaaaggggggggggggccagtaAGGCATTTCTGCCGCCCTTCTTGCCTATTGTGTCACTGCTGGATCAATATATTAATATAATGCAATTCCtaatatatattatactgtgtatatataatacaatactatgtatatatatttaaatatatatttgaaatatacatatatttgaatcaataaaataattgggcactgcacaattgtttaaatgcttttttttctctttttttaaaattaatctaTCTCCAAACATGCTGGCTACTCCGTTTGAAAACTCACATGCGGCCCACTTCTTAGCCACAGTAAACCGCGGTAGTAATTTGTCTATTTCTGGGGTGGCGTCTTTGTGCAAGTGCACCTATTAGAGAAGAAGCAAATCAATAAATGGCGTGCGAGCGCGCAGGTTCGTACCCCCGGTTTGAAGGCGGGCAGGCCGAGGCCCACGCCGATGGTGGCCTTGTTGGGGTTGACAACGGAGTTGTAGTGGATGTTACGGTGGTAGCTCACTCGGATGGGCTCGTCGTTATTCTGTTGGATGCCGTGGAAGGTGTTGATTGGCTCTGTGAAAGGAAGAGGCGGGGCTTAGCCTGGAGGCAGCTGATTGGCAGTTTCTTGTGTTGGTGACTGTAGACGTGCCCTTGTGGTACAAATTGGATTTTATCTTCATGCTAACTTATTTCGACATGGACCGGTGAGTCATTACAgccctaaaaaaacaacaacttaggAACAAAGCGAGAACGAGCGGAGGACACCTGTGCCGTACTGGTACACCTCCACGGGCCGGTTGTACATTTCTGCCATGGCCTGCATCTCAAtgtggttgccatggcaattgtttttccttttccggTTGATGTATGTGGTGAAATCCTCCGTCACATAGTTGGAAAAATAGTCTGCGTTTTTCATCTGCGAGGGAAAAGCCAgaataaaacaacaatgtatAATTCACATATTATTGCTACTAttgtttttacacacacacacacacacacacccacacacacacacctatcttACTTGAAGCTTTCTCCCTAAAAATCAGttaactcccaaagacgtttttaaacgtcttttcacactaggtccagaattggctggtactgaacgtgtgaataaaaatgcatttattgaataaaaaatatgagTAAGATACTACACATTAATTTAGCCATTTCTTCCTAAAATAGTTTTAATTATTTGATTCATTgtaactaatttaaaaaaatacattttaaaaatcacccAGATCTAACAAGTCTCAATTTGTTTCAATAAAATTGTTAATTAAAGCAGATGTCAAGCCTAACATTTTCTTTCCAGTAAGATGTCGGCCGCAACTAATCTCAACGCGGCATTCTCGCtaatattgtgttttatttctgcCTTTTTGTCAACCGAGAAGGACAAAAACAAGCGCAATATTAATTACAATGCCTttcgtgtttagactagtggcaCTGCATAGAACACATTATTTAATTGCATTGTCCATTGTTCCATTATctgaacat
Protein-coding sequences here:
- the otud5a gene encoding OTU domain-containing protein 5-A, producing MTILPKKKPSSGVGVADHADDTDRRSVADPHQHPHPHPHAGRTGARPRASPPPWTYQPAPPSTRDERRSIEAGSRPQQASPPPGGSVASAGPCDGRDGGGGGVGGGGLVATSRGDLVVQAGVVGCGGSIGGCCSGPGLSKRRRQAGTCSGSAALAGGGQAGVGGPGGVGSSQEPDEGAGGNNSEDEYENAARLQAVDPATAEQQEHWFEKTLRDKKGFVIKKMKEDGACLFRAVADQVYGDQDMHEVVRKHCMDYLMKNADYFSNYVTEDFTTYINRKRKNNCHGNHIEMQAMAEMYNRPVEVYQYGTEPINTFHGIQQNNDEPIRVSYHRNIHYNSVVNPNKATIGVGLGLPAFKPGYADQSLMKSAIKTSEESWIEQQMLEDKKRASDWEATCEAIEEQVARESYLQWLRDQEKQARQPRKASATCSSATAAASSGLEDWAARSPRQRDADPSHSDLTSAPSTVIKPPSPAGAALILNKPPSPCAPGPSNPSRHHLEYRAIMQEMSPTAFGLSDWEDDEILASVLAVSQQEYLDSMKHQSGSVQHREREASPDSS